The following are encoded in a window of Kitasatospora sp. NBC_01250 genomic DNA:
- a CDS encoding sensor histidine kinase, which produces MPSTPEPDATAVPVTEATPHRVPEISSLGLDELVTEVAERLQVAADRMQRLLEAVVSVGAGLDLHATLERIAAGAAELVDARYAALGVVSPFGQGLSDFIHVGIDDATAAGIGDLPQGRGILGVLIDHPEPLLLDDLSRDPRSAGFPPQHPPMSSFLGEPIRVRGEVFGNLYLTEKRGGGGFTPEDAQVVHALAVAAGVAIENARLYEAGRRRERWIAGAAAVTTALLSTDEAHSALSVAAEQVRELADAELGMIMLPTSDGSMRVSHASGADAEYVVGELVPGSGYAARLRDGESIFIDDMSKDPKLVMRLARSYGPSMALPMVAAGRVLGGLVVWRGHGARPFSQSEKELAATFASQAALALRLAEGQRDQQRLAVFQDRDRIARDLHDLVIQRLFATGMMLESAARKAQVPEEVDRLGHAVDELDATIQEVRTTIYALQHDDHGDEPDTLRTRVLREGSQAAAALGFKPSITFMGPVENLVGDATARQLLAALREMLSNTARHARASRVGVELDATVHLDDQGHPVSGDPEVPDRAGRPGVLLTVTDDGVGIPAGGRRSGLANLRRRAEHLGGDAWHEPGPNRRGTRARWSARL; this is translated from the coding sequence GCAGCGGTTGCTGGAGGCGGTGGTCTCGGTCGGGGCGGGGCTGGACCTGCACGCCACGCTGGAGCGGATCGCGGCGGGGGCGGCCGAGCTGGTGGACGCGCGGTACGCGGCGCTCGGGGTGGTCTCGCCGTTCGGGCAGGGGCTGAGCGACTTCATCCACGTGGGCATCGACGACGCGACGGCCGCCGGGATCGGTGATCTGCCGCAGGGGCGGGGGATCCTCGGGGTGCTGATCGACCATCCTGAGCCGCTGCTGCTCGACGATCTGAGCCGGGACCCGCGGTCGGCCGGGTTCCCGCCGCAGCATCCGCCGATGAGCTCCTTCCTCGGGGAGCCGATCCGGGTGCGCGGGGAGGTGTTCGGCAACCTCTATCTGACCGAGAAGCGCGGCGGCGGCGGGTTCACGCCCGAGGACGCCCAGGTGGTGCACGCGCTGGCGGTGGCCGCCGGGGTGGCGATCGAGAACGCCCGGCTGTACGAGGCGGGCCGGCGCCGGGAGCGGTGGATCGCGGGGGCCGCCGCCGTGACCACCGCACTGCTCTCCACCGACGAGGCGCACTCGGCGCTGTCGGTGGCGGCCGAGCAGGTGCGGGAGCTGGCCGACGCCGAGCTCGGGATGATCATGCTGCCGACCAGTGACGGCAGCATGCGGGTCTCGCACGCCTCCGGTGCGGACGCGGAGTACGTGGTCGGCGAGCTGGTGCCGGGGTCGGGGTACGCGGCCAGGCTGCGCGACGGGGAGAGCATCTTCATCGACGACATGTCCAAGGACCCGAAGCTGGTGATGCGCCTGGCCCGCAGCTACGGCCCCTCGATGGCGCTGCCGATGGTCGCGGCAGGCCGGGTGCTGGGCGGGCTGGTGGTCTGGCGCGGGCACGGGGCGCGGCCGTTCAGCCAGAGCGAGAAGGAGCTGGCGGCCACCTTCGCCTCCCAGGCCGCGCTGGCCCTGCGGCTGGCCGAGGGGCAGCGGGACCAGCAGCGGCTGGCGGTCTTCCAGGACCGTGACCGGATCGCCCGGGACCTGCACGACCTGGTGATCCAGCGGCTCTTCGCCACCGGCATGATGCTGGAGAGCGCGGCCCGCAAGGCGCAGGTACCCGAGGAGGTGGACCGGCTCGGACACGCGGTGGACGAGCTGGACGCCACCATCCAGGAGGTCCGCACCACCATCTACGCCCTCCAGCACGACGACCACGGCGACGAGCCGGACACCCTGCGCACCCGGGTGCTGCGCGAGGGCAGCCAGGCGGCGGCTGCGCTCGGCTTCAAGCCGTCGATCACCTTCATGGGGCCGGTGGAGAACCTGGTCGGCGATGCGACGGCCCGTCAACTCCTCGCCGCGCTGAGGGAGATGCTCTCCAATACGGCACGTCATGCGCGCGCCTCGCGGGTCGGGGTCGAACTGGACGCCACCGTCCACCTGGACGACCAGGGCCACCCCGTCTCCGGTGATCCCGAGGTCCCGGACCGCGCGGGCCGTCCGGGCGTGCTGCTGACCGTCACCGACGACGGCGTCGGCATCCCGGCGGGCGGGCGGCGCAGCGGGCTGGCCAATCTGCGCCGCCGCGCCGAGCACCTGGGCGGCGACGCCTGGCACGAGCCGGGCCCGAACCGCCGTGGTACCCGGGCGCGTTGGTCGGCACGGCTGTGA
- a CDS encoding carboxymuconolactone decarboxylase family protein, whose amino-acid sequence MSCEHFPTHTPETAPAAARPAMAATASHLGYLPTPVRTMAESPELLSGFLELNKRFESSTLDALAREVLVLTIATRNACHVCVAMHTGRLTGMGADQSLITALRAGAALDEPRLEAVRLFTLELLATSGAASPEALDAFLSHGYTPRNALEVVLGIGTYTLSTLANRLTDAELDEQLAPFAWA is encoded by the coding sequence ATGTCCTGCGAGCACTTCCCCACCCACACCCCCGAGACCGCCCCGGCCGCCGCCCGGCCCGCCATGGCCGCGACCGCCAGCCACCTCGGCTACCTGCCCACCCCGGTGCGCACGATGGCCGAGTCCCCGGAGCTGCTCTCCGGCTTCCTGGAGCTCAACAAGCGCTTCGAGAGCAGCACCCTGGACGCACTCGCCCGCGAGGTGCTCGTCCTGACCATCGCCACCCGCAACGCCTGCCACGTCTGCGTCGCCATGCACACCGGCCGGCTGACCGGCATGGGCGCCGACCAGTCGCTGATCACCGCCCTGCGCGCGGGCGCCGCGCTGGACGAGCCCCGACTGGAGGCGGTCCGGCTCTTCACCCTGGAGCTCCTGGCCACCTCGGGCGCCGCATCCCCCGAAGCGCTGGACGCCTTCCTCTCCCACGGCTACACCCCGCGCAACGCCCTGGAGGTGGTGCTCGGCATCGGCACCTACACCCTCTCCACCCTCGCCAACCGCCTCACCGACGCCGAACTGGACGAGCAGCTCGCCCCGTTCGCCTGGGCGTAG
- a CDS encoding MarR family winged helix-turn-helix transcriptional regulator: MAEHLNGGADGGAGDGTGDRTNDGAGDRAGYGFELPLLLFAGFRSIIDELHTELARQGHPQVRPAHGFALQAIGVRGASASEVGRRLGVTKQAAGKTIDRLEALGYAERVDDPADARRKLVRLTPGGLDVLARSAAVFEQLRGRWAAELGEGRVRALEQDLRTMASPEFFRLDVAGWFGS; the protein is encoded by the coding sequence ATGGCTGAGCACCTGAACGGCGGGGCGGACGGCGGCGCGGGCGACGGGACGGGCGACCGGACGAACGACGGCGCGGGCGACCGGGCGGGGTACGGCTTCGAGCTGCCGCTGCTGCTCTTCGCCGGCTTCCGCTCGATCATCGACGAGCTGCACACCGAACTGGCCCGCCAGGGCCACCCGCAGGTGCGCCCGGCGCACGGCTTCGCGCTCCAGGCCATCGGCGTGCGGGGCGCGAGCGCGAGCGAGGTGGGCCGGCGGCTGGGCGTCACCAAGCAGGCGGCCGGCAAGACCATCGACCGGCTGGAGGCGCTCGGCTACGCGGAGCGCGTGGACGACCCGGCCGACGCCCGGCGCAAGCTGGTCCGGCTCACCCCGGGCGGGCTGGACGTGCTGGCCCGCTCGGCCGCCGTCTTCGAGCAGCTGCGGGGCCGCTGGGCGGCTGAGCTGGGCGAGGGCCGGGTGCGCGCCCTGGAGCAGGACCTGCGGACCATGGCGTCGCCGGAGTTCTTCCGGCTGGACGTGGCGGGCTGGTTCGGCTCCTGA
- a CDS encoding DUF1648 domain-containing protein, whose protein sequence is MSTTVVLLLTAIGLLLLGAAWLMPSLALATLPFGVRVPDERADAPVVGEQLRAYRWWIALAGGAVLAAGTAWGLAGGDAAALPVTLVALLAVQLAGYLRAHRAIAAVKQREGWFDGLHEGVAADTSLRTDPARFPWLWSLPAVLLTLGTAVAGALRYPSMPAQLAMHFNGPGRADRLAAKSVGSAFAPVIAQVVLTLVMLLVGWAVFRARPDLDPARVKVTAEQHRRFLARMARSLMVLTFGADLSITVAAWRIWDGARTLSPLALLLPTALGLAVVLVVAISSGQQGSRSPAREAAGVADVTGAEARSGRPAVVHRDDDRYWRLGGLCYVNRADSAAFVPRRFGIGWTINLGSPYGILFLALTIALAVGLPLLTG, encoded by the coding sequence ATGAGCACCACCGTTGTCCTGTTACTGACCGCCATCGGGCTGCTGCTGCTCGGCGCGGCCTGGCTGATGCCCTCGCTGGCGCTCGCGACGCTGCCGTTCGGCGTACGGGTCCCGGACGAGCGGGCCGATGCGCCCGTGGTCGGTGAGCAGCTGCGGGCCTACCGGTGGTGGATCGCCCTGGCGGGCGGCGCGGTGCTGGCGGCCGGGACCGCCTGGGGGCTGGCCGGCGGCGATGCCGCGGCCCTGCCGGTGACGCTGGTCGCCCTGCTCGCCGTCCAGTTGGCCGGCTACCTGCGCGCGCACCGGGCGATCGCCGCGGTCAAGCAGCGCGAGGGGTGGTTCGACGGGCTGCACGAGGGCGTGGCCGCCGACACCTCGCTGCGCACCGACCCCGCGCGCTTCCCGTGGCTCTGGTCGCTGCCCGCCGTGCTGCTGACCCTCGGCACCGCGGTGGCCGGCGCGCTGCGCTACCCGTCGATGCCGGCCCAGCTGGCGATGCACTTCAACGGCCCCGGCCGGGCGGACCGTCTGGCGGCCAAGTCGGTGGGCAGCGCCTTCGCGCCGGTCATCGCGCAGGTGGTGCTGACGCTGGTCATGCTGCTGGTCGGCTGGGCCGTCTTCCGGGCCCGGCCCGACCTGGACCCGGCACGGGTGAAGGTGACCGCCGAGCAGCACCGGCGCTTCCTGGCCCGGATGGCGCGCAGCCTGATGGTGCTGACCTTCGGCGCCGACCTGAGCATCACCGTGGCGGCCTGGCGGATCTGGGACGGCGCCCGCACCCTGTCGCCCCTCGCCCTGCTGCTGCCGACGGCCCTCGGGCTGGCCGTGGTGCTGGTGGTGGCGATCAGCAGCGGCCAGCAAGGCAGCCGGAGCCCGGCGAGGGAGGCCGCGGGAGTCGCCGACGTCACCGGGGCCGAGGCCCGCAGCGGCAGGCCGGCGGTGGTGCACCGGGACGACGACCGGTACTGGCGCCTCGGCGGCCTGTGCTACGTCAACCGCGCCGACTCCGCCGCCTTCGTGCCCAGGCGCTTCGGCATCGGCTGGACGATCAACCTGGGCAGCCCGTACGGGATCCTCTTCCTCGCGCTGACCATCGCGCTCGCGGTCGGGCTGCCGCTGCTGACCGGCTGA
- a CDS encoding GntR family transcriptional regulator has product MILTLDLTGEVPIYQQIRDQVVAAIAVGDLVAGSPLPATRQLAADLGINFHTVNKAYDLLRQEGLLILNRRTGAVVQRDPGSGPPSAEFAEQWRLRLHTLLAEAVAQGLDGPAALAACATTLRGFGLPVPPVLSAAVPDTPVPELGDST; this is encoded by the coding sequence GTGATCCTCACCCTCGACCTCACCGGCGAGGTCCCGATCTACCAGCAGATCCGGGACCAGGTGGTGGCGGCCATCGCCGTCGGCGACCTGGTCGCGGGCAGCCCGCTGCCCGCCACCCGCCAGCTCGCAGCCGACCTGGGGATCAACTTCCACACCGTCAACAAGGCCTACGACCTGCTGCGGCAGGAGGGCCTGCTGATCCTGAACCGCAGGACCGGCGCGGTCGTCCAGCGCGACCCGGGCTCCGGCCCGCCGTCCGCCGAGTTCGCCGAGCAGTGGCGGCTGCGGCTGCACACGCTGCTCGCCGAGGCGGTGGCCCAGGGCCTGGACGGCCCCGCCGCGCTGGCCGCCTGCGCGACGACGCTGCGCGGCTTCGGCCTGCCCGTCCCGCCAGTCCTGTCCGCAGCCGTACCAGACACACCTGTACCGGAGTTGGGGGATTCGACATGA
- a CDS encoding helix-turn-helix transcriptional regulator, producing the protein MRADRLLALLLLLQNRGRLTAATLAAELEVSVRTVYRDVEALGAAGVPVVTERGPAGGYRLLEGYRTRLTGLTDAEAGSLFLAGAPGPARDLGLGAALTAAQLKLQAALPEQAAARARRIQDRFHLDAPAWFREAEQVPWLGDLARAVWEQQVVRCHYRRWGGEVRRELRALGLVLKSGIWYLVALAEPQPQPEAVAEGAGPEGAEGSEAGTNEADGVGAADGGERRGPRTYRVSRFLAVEQTGRSFERPADFELAAYWTAAADRLTAMLHQGTAELRLSPRAAQLLPARFGAVGARALARAQAPGPDGWIRLTLPVESPAVAVGDLLHFGSEAEVVGPPELRAALAAEVAALAARYLP; encoded by the coding sequence ACCGCGGCCGGCTGACCGCCGCGACGCTGGCCGCCGAGCTGGAGGTGTCGGTCCGGACCGTCTACCGCGATGTCGAGGCGCTCGGCGCAGCCGGCGTCCCGGTGGTCACCGAGCGCGGCCCGGCCGGCGGCTACCGCCTGCTGGAGGGCTACCGCACCCGGTTGACCGGGCTGACCGACGCCGAGGCCGGCTCGCTCTTCCTGGCCGGCGCCCCCGGACCGGCCCGCGACCTGGGGCTCGGGGCCGCGCTCACCGCCGCCCAGCTCAAGCTCCAGGCGGCGCTGCCGGAGCAGGCGGCGGCCCGGGCCCGGCGGATCCAGGACCGGTTCCACCTGGACGCCCCGGCGTGGTTCCGCGAAGCCGAGCAGGTGCCGTGGCTGGGGGATCTCGCCCGGGCGGTCTGGGAGCAACAGGTGGTGCGCTGCCACTACCGGCGCTGGGGCGGGGAGGTGCGGCGCGAGCTGCGGGCGCTGGGGCTCGTGCTCAAGAGCGGGATCTGGTACCTGGTCGCACTCGCGGAGCCGCAGCCGCAGCCGGAGGCGGTAGCAGAGGGGGCGGGGCCGGAGGGGGCGGAGGGGTCGGAGGCGGGGACGAACGAGGCGGACGGGGTCGGGGCGGCGGACGGCGGCGAGCGGCGCGGCCCGCGGACCTACCGGGTGTCGCGCTTCCTGGCCGTGGAGCAGACCGGCCGGAGCTTCGAGCGCCCGGCGGACTTCGAGCTGGCCGCCTACTGGACGGCCGCCGCCGACCGGCTGACCGCCATGCTCCACCAGGGGACCGCCGAGCTGCGACTCTCCCCGCGCGCAGCGCAGTTGCTGCCGGCCCGCTTCGGTGCCGTCGGCGCACGAGCGCTGGCTCGGGCGCAGGCGCCCGGACCGGACGGCTGGATCCGGCTCACCCTCCCGGTGGAGTCGCCGGCCGTCGCGGTCGGCGACCTGCTCCACTTCGGCTCGGAGGCCGAGGTGGTGGGCCCGCCGGAGCTGCGGGCGGCGCTGGCCGCCGAGGTGGCCGCGCTCGCCGCCCGTTACCTGCCCTAG